A region of the Colias croceus chromosome 28, ilColCroc2.1 genome:
CATGTCTCGGGGGAACGGTGGTCTTGGCTTAATCGCCTGGGCCAAGAGGTAGTCCTcctctataaaaaaaaccccAATTCTAAGGTGGGATACGCGCCGATAGAATGAATGGCTGATGGGTTATCAGCTCCTAGCGCCAACCTCAATGGACCCGGCTAACATTGTTGTACAGTGCCTTCACACGGGAATGGGCGTTACCCTGTGTGTGACTTTCTAATCGACCCTACTCGTGGGAACAGAAATGGAATTGTctcaaaaaaatacaaaagctACTGAATCCAATAAACCgcaaaataaaacactaacACAACAATTATTTCACCCAGCCTTGTTCAACAGGACTAGAACTCAATCTTTAACGAACCTAGACATCACCTCTCCATCCCAAACACAAGCACCTACTTGTGAAACCGAAAATGATGTATGGACGGAAGTCCCTATCAGAAAAAGACAGCGTGATAGTCCCGAAAACAATccaacacaaaaacaaaaaaaacttgaCACCTACTGGCTAAGTCAAACTACTCCAACTTCTAACAGCTTCTCAGAATTGGATAAGGACATCCAAGAACCAACAAATAGTAAAGATATTGAAAAACCTGTCAAACCACCTCCGATATTTGTGGACAGAGTTAGCAATATAAAACCACTGCTTAAAATGTTAGATGACGTAGCAGAAAACAATTACGAGGTGAAAATCCTCCGGAATGAACAAGTCAGAATACAACCCAAAACTGCTGAATTATATACCAAAATAGTTAAGGAACTAAATGGAAAAAACACAGAATTTTACACATATAAACCTAAACAAGACAGATGTTTTAAAGTAGTGATTAAAAAACTTCACCCATCCACTGACCTGGAGGAAATAAAAGCTGAACTGGAAGCATATGGGCACAGAGTACAAAATATCTGGAATGTCAAACAAAGAATTACCAAAAAGGCCTTGccaatatttttcatagaaatagAAGCCAACagcaataataaaaacatttatgacCTAAAGAGCCTACTACATTGCCGGATCAAAATAGAACCACCTAGACCAAAGCGAGACATACCACAGTGCGCAAACTGCCAGCAATATGGACACACTAGGAAATATTGCTTCAGAAAACCAAAATGCATTAAATGTGCTGGTGATCATGCATCAAGTAACTGTGAACGCAAAGGAAGGTCGGACTCAGTTAAATGTATACTTTGTGAAGGAAACCATCCTGCAAACTACAAAGGCTGCTCTGTTTACAAAgaacttcaaaaaataagATACCCCCCGGAACCAATTAAACAAAGACACGTAGATAAGCGTAAAAGTAATCTGAACAAAGAAACGACAAACCatattaaagaattttctGACAAGCTTACATATAGCCAAGCACTAACATCCAAAAATGAGGGTTCTCATTcacaacaaaataatgaaaagcaAATGACATCAGAGAAAACCACAGACATGAAGGAAATGATGAATACTATGACACAGCTCATGCAGCAATTGACTTCTATGACACACCTTCTAATGGAAATTATGACAAAATTATCACATTCAATGCCCTAAAAATTGCGATATGGAACGCTAATGGGCTCCCACACCACATCCTCGAAGTTGAGatgtttctaaaaataaacaaaattgataTCTTCCTATTATCTGAGACACACTTCACTAATAAAAACTACATTAATATACCAAACTATATTTACTACCAAACAATGCACCCAGATGGCACAGCTCATGGTGGTTCCGCAatcctaataaaaaataacatcagACACTACGAGACACATAAATATAGCACTCCTGAAATACAAGGGACAAGTGTAGTTGTTGAAGACTGGCGTGGTAATCTCACTGTCACTGCACTGTACTCTCCaccaaaacataatttaaaaaaagaagatTATATCCGCTTCTTCAGATCATTAGGACCCAGATTCATTGCAGGTGGGGACTACAACTCCAAGAATACTCTCTGGGGATCACGCTTAACCACTCCGAAAGGAAGACAGCTCCAGGCAGCCTTAAATGACCTTCAATTAGAAACGGTGTCTACCGGTGAACCAACTTACTGGCCAACAGACCCAAGAAAAATTCCAGATCTGGTAGACTTCTGTGTTATAAAGGGCATCCCATTAAATAACTGTAAATGCAAATCCTCTCTAGATCTGTCATCAGACCACAGTGTAGTACTAGTagaaatatctgaaaaaattattagaaCTGAACCTGCGACACGTCTGCATGGTAAAAATACTGATTGGGATATGTTTCGCAGAAGTGTAGAGTCCTGCATAAACCTCAAGCTATCGCTGAAAACCCAAGAAGACATAGAACAAGGTGTagaacattttaattactGTGTTCAGAATGCAGCCTGGAGCAGCACTCCTGCTTCCAAAAGGTGTGACAAAGTGGACTGTCCAATGCCCATTCGCGAGCTGTTAGCGGAGAAGCGAAGAGCGCGTAAACTGTGGCAGCAAACCAGATACCCAAATGACAAAACACGTCTTAATAACATATCAGCCAAGCTCAAAAAACTTCTTCAAACTGCACGAGACGACGATATCGAAAGCCGCTTGCGTAATCTGGACGCCAAGGCTTCAAGTGACTATTCGCTCTGGAAAACCGTAAAGAAGATAAAAAGACCCATCAGTCACAAGCACCCTATTCGGAAAAAAGACGGCACATGGGCAAAGAGTGATCCAGAGAAGGGAGAAACCTTTGCGTCTCATCTAAAGGAAGTCTTTGTTCCAAATCCTTGccaaaaaattatgtcaaccGATATGAAGAATCGCCTTAAAAGCATTGATGATCCCTACCAGCTTGATCTCccattaaagaaaataaaaaaaggtgAACTTATAGCGGTTATAAAAACTCTGAAACAGAATAAAGCTCCTGGATATGACCTTATAACTGTAAAAATGCTGAAAGAACTACCAGACTcagctttaatatttttgactcAGTTGTTCAACTGTATAATATCGAGAGGCATTTTCCCACGGCAATGGAAAGTGGCACAGGTCATAATGATCCTGAAACCTGGTAAGGCCCCAGAAGAAGTGTCTTCTTACAGGCCGATAAGCTTGCTTCCTATTCTTTCCAAAGTAATCGAGATTCTTTACTTGAAAAGGTTGAACTTCGTAATAGAAGAAAACAAAATCATACCGGACCACCAATTCGGATTCAGACAAAAACATGGAACCACAGAACAAATCCACCGACTGGTAGAAAAAATTCACAAAGCTTACGAGGCCAAAAAATACTGCAGTGCAGTGTTTCTTGATATATCACAGGCTTTTGATAGAGTTTGGCATCAGGGCctgctatataaaataaaaactaaattaccAACTAATCACTTCATATTTCTCAAGTCCTATCTAGAGGACAGACACTTCCAAGTAAGGCAAGGAGAATACGTAACGACCCTTCACAAAGCTCATGCCGGAGTTCCCCAAGGAAGTGTACTCGGTCCTACACTGTACCTGCTATTTACAGCTGACTTGCCCATGACAGATGGCGTGGTAATTGGAACTTTTGCTGACGACACTGCAGCCCTAGCAATCCACGAAAATCCAGTACAAGCTAGTGCAAACCTCCAAGTCTGTCTTGATAAAATTACTGAATGGTTATCAACCTGGCGAATTAAAGCCAATGAAAAGAAGTCTGTACAGGTAACATTTGCGACTCGTTACGGCTCGTGCTCACAAGTGTCTCTCAATGGAGTACCTATTCCTCAGGCTGATGGCGCGAAATACCTTGGCGTCTATCTGGATCGCAGACTCACATGGAGAacacatatttttactaaacGTAAAGCCCTTGGCATTCAACTGAGAAAAATGTACTGGCTCCTCAACAAAAAATCCAAACTCTCgttggaaaataaattacttttgtaCAAAAGCATCATTAAACCAATCTGGACCTATGGAATCCAGTTATGGGGAACTGCTTCCAACTCCAATATCGAAATCCTGCAAAGATTTCAATCGAAAATGCTTAGACTAGTTACAAACGCTCCTTGGTATGTTACAAACCAACAGTTACACCACGATCTTAAAATTCGAACAGTGAAAGACGAAATCAAGCACTCTATGAGCTCCTACAGAAAAAGACTTGATGAACATCCGAATTCTTTGGCCATGGATTTAATGAAAAACGACACAAAATTCCAAAGACTAAAAAGAAAAGCTCCcatagatttataaaaaaaaaaaaaaacaaaaaaataataataataataatacggCTGGCATCACTGGATCGCCTGCCCTACAAGTCTCAATCCATTCATAACCAAGTGCTGAATGTTCTTGAACAGATTGCATTTATacataccaaaaaaaaaaaaaaaaaaaaaaaatatttgttactctttcacgcaaatacagggaaatttagcacacatatacagggtaacttagattaacacataggataggttttatcccggaaatcccgcgGTAACGGGAtatatgcgggtttttctttgaaaccgtttgcgaagctgcgggcggaaagctagttgaacaataatatttagcaCGGCCCTGTCGCAATATGGTGACAGCATTGAAAGAAATGTCTTTATTTCGACAAAACACAGTAGagtttatgtattatgtatatttatttattactagcttccgcccgcgactccgtccgcgcggatgtcggtcttcgcgtggatggtttatttctccattttgagtaactctgacaattatatcttataaatatctattggacccaaatacggctaggcttatacgcaacgtgtgttcgcggttctatagaacaacgtctatggataaaactgaaaaattaagattaatttttttctacgtattttttcaggataaaaagtatcctattttacgcccaggataataaggtataattataccaagtttcatcgaaatcgaaccgttagttttcacgtgatgccttcacatacagacagacagacagacaaaattttttttaatcacatatttgggtttggtatcgatccagtaacaccccctgctatttattttttcaatattttcaatgtacagaattgacccttctacagatttattatatgtatagatgtttgTCAGaatagtaggtatgtacctactggCCAGGGGGAGTCAAATATAAACACAGGGCCTTTTCCCGGGAGCCCTGGGTGTACCTAAAGGTAATTGTAAATTGAAAAAGAGGCacttaattttcaattataactttttacaTCCTGTTTgacttgtaaaattttcacattagaaaataatttatgaattgtATAACGCAAATGTCGACGGCATTCAGATTGAACGctttcaaacaataataaaactacataaacgacatttatatattttactagcggtccgccccggcttcgcccgttgtacatgtttacgttttctctacataagatccatcctcgtacttcaagaaatataataaaaaaagaattatcaaaatcggttcagtcgtttttgagttatgcgcttaccaacacattttgcgattcatttttatatataagactagcggtccgccccggcttcgcccgtggtacatgtttacgttttctctacataagatccatcctcgtacttcaaggaatataataaaaaaagaattatcgaaatcggttcagccgttctcgagttatgcgcttaccaacacattttgcgattcatttttatatataagaagaagattagtaataaaaagcatttcttaaataaacagtttacttataataaattttgaccAGAGAACAAaaaccatttttaattattgaattatccaatgaaaataaggtttaaaaataaatagcttgTCATTTAATGAAAGAGTATTCCCTTTttcattaaatgtttttttacattCGATCCGATGGGAGCTATTTGTTTGACGTAATCACCAAATAattcattatacatatatatagctaatttatttcaactaaTTATGTTGCACATTATCCGCATAAATCGTACAAAGAAAGTTCGCAAACAAACACGTCACTTCATGTCCTAGATCCTAATAacatatacaaataataagaataataaaaacattacgtGTGtaactcggggactgccgcggtaaaacTATTAGACCGGACTCTCAGTGGAgtttcgtttgcaaaaatagcggacctaaatctgacttctgatatatattgtatagatcccagacatcctatagacagatgttgccaaccagttttgtggtcccccTGCCCGCAGGCCGCAccccggtaattaaatatggcatacaaagaaaaaaataaaaatttccaaaacatgccgtgtggggtatcaaatgaaatagcttattgagtagatcacgaatatatagcatactatatacatttcttacactttctctaagattttttagaaaatttacgaaaatgatccatttttgagttaactttaaaccactatagattgaaaactcatgaatatattttttaagagggcttattcaatttaacgcaagtcaaaatctccgcgatctattgcgatagatcgcggcttgcgctatccttttactatgaacagcataggtccacaggaaagcgccgagcaacatgtcctctctctggaaaggctcgctgccgactgattttaatcgggtcgcgcgcagtgttttatagtactttaaaaaaaattgtagaaaaataatagaggtaccttagttgattttttaaattttatcttataagtaagacgttcttttattgcaatatgtataaattatattcaactaagtcaaatatcttggtgaaaataatcattttgtcgactataatttctaaaaaaattcacattgttcggattttaatttcgtaagttaggagtccaaaataaaaaaatcttttaactaactattttaataaggattttgcagttagttaaaaaaaattgtgtgttagatctgtcagcaatttcagatatttttagcttcgaaattgacactaaaagtgaaatcaagtaatcatcggcttaGTTAtattgatggtattcacaaatactgtattaattgaaaaaaactcttaactaactatatagacaataaaatttcctaaaattattagaaattcatttgtttgtaagataagtggttgatggacaatctagtttgaaaaatcacatatttgagccaaacagcgcacggaccgcgtacacggccttaaattattattttaaataattaacaatagtccaTTGTTTACGATTCAATAGTTCGTACAGTGAAATAGTTGCATGGGGGAGTGGGGGGAGCATTCAAAGATGGATGTCTGGgacctatacaatatatatcagaagtcagatttaggtccgctatttttgcaaacgaacATCTCCTTGGAGCCTGCTCTATATTGCATAGCATCGCATCGCTGTGCCGGTAGGAGTGGGGGGTGttaggtttttcgttacggaatttttaCATTCGGTCGCCGCGCTCAAAGTCTGAGataaaagctatgcaatagcttaaaaacgttCCTAAAActcattttcatttatttctgaACGATCCCCGGCCAGGCAGCCCGGTTCGTTTACGCTTGCCCCGTCGTAAAGTTCCTGAACGATCATAACTATTACTGGGACGAACATTTCTACCTCTAAAACTTTCTCTTTTAGGATTTTTTATAAAGGGTTGACGATAATTTCTACGAGGGGAGAAACTTCCCCTTAATTCATTGTGTACTGGGCTATCTTCTTGTATATGATCCCATTCTGGTTCAGAAAAACCTCTAGAAAAATTATTCCGATCGCTATCTTCATAATAATCCTTATAATAGTCATTATAATTCTGTGGGCTTTCATTATATCGGGAATAACTTTCGGAGTAATTTGGAGGTTCATAGTAATCTTCAGAATATGTTTCATCATAGTCTGGGGGTGGATAACCTCCGATATAAGGTTTAGAATGACCGTTACGTGGTAAAGAATCTTGGTAATAAGGTCTAGTTTCATGTTGTAGTGCGTCAGAATTTGGAAAGTAGGCTCTATCATCACGATCTAGGGGTGTAAAAGATTCAATTTGGTCCTGTAATACAGGTCTTCCTTTATACGTGTTTGTTGACATGTCTGGTTCTAATGAACGATTAGGCCCAATGTTAATGCCTAAAGCATCAGTCACACCATCAAATAAACTTTCCAACGAAATCGAGTTCGGATCGacgtcataatttattttgaactgAATCGTCTTAAACCCGAGAACAGCTTTAAGACCGTTTTTCTTTAACGTTTCAAGGGATTTCGTGTCAATAATGAATGCGACTGCTAGACCGTTTCCTATAGTCCTTGCTTTAATAACTTTCCAGGATTCTGTATTAAGACCTTCGTTTTGAACGGCTAATAGATTTATAGCTTCGTCTATAGACTGGGCTTCATATTGTGGTATATACACCACCACACTTTCTTCAAGGACTTTTTCCTCACGAACGTGAAGAACCGCGTCCGGCCAAGGTATTAGTTTAGGCACTTCATCGAAAAGCCAATCCCTGCTATGTTCGTCTTCGCAAACTATTTGTACCCAGCCCGGTTTATGATCGAGGCTTAGAAATCTCGGTCCAATTCCCTTTGCACCGATTTTGAGAATGGCTTGATTTAACGCACGATGCACTGAATTCCTTTGGTCTTCGTTCATCATTCTGTAGTTGTAAATACCCACTTGTATGGGACGTTTAGCTTCTTTTGGTTGAGCATTGGATGTTTCAACATTATTATCTGGAGTACGGGAAGTTGTACACGTATTTTGTACATTTGCCAAGAGGTTTATCGAAAGTTGCGGGCCATATTCTTTAAGCCCACGACTTTCCCAAGCACTATATGGGCCATTTTGCAGCCCATATTGCCGTTCACGATTTCGCGACCCATAAATTTGTGGATTGTCTTTAGGGCCACAGTTTAGCCCTTTATCCTGCAAAGGCTCATCTAATAGGCCTTGTTTTTGCGTATCATTTGTAACCGAGTCATCTTCAGTAATCCCCTGATCAATTTTCTGCACTTCTTCCTTCAAATCTTTCAAAGTTTTCCGACACAAATGTATTGCTTTCTCCGGGGGAATGTTTGCTTTGCACATTCGTTTAAATCTACGTTTTGCGGCGCCGCTCAAATTACCGGTGCCATAGTTTCTACTCTGGCCACTTACGTAAGTTGCGTTTGGTGCTATTGGTTCTAAGATACCGTCGCCTGTTCTCCCGAGGCCTCCGCCTGTCCAGCCCATGCGTTGTAACATGCTGAAAATAATAGTTCTTTTAAGAGGGTAGATTGTATTATAATTGGAATACAATACAGACAATACAGATACAATACGATACAGAGGGACatctatataatttaaaattgtatatttaaaaattaacttaaaagaaaactcatgaaattattgtaactttgaattaaatatgtcCATTTAGGGTACTTTaccaccaataatgtgcgaggaatgtgtttgtaaataagcAATAGTATCTAAACGTTTGTAACTTCAAAATAAAGATATgatatgatttaatattttttctgctTAATTACAAACACAATGTTGCTACTAGAACTATCTGCGCTTCGCGGTgacacccgcattgctccgctcctgttggtcttagcgcgATGATATAGCcaatagccttccttgataaatgggctacctatctaacaccgaaagaatttttcaaatcggaccagtagttcctgagattagcgcgttcaaacaaacaaaaaactcttcagctttaaaatattagtatagtttaAGAATCAAATAACTTACCTATGTCCTGGTCCCATATCAACTGGTTTCTGCAGCGCATTATTTAACTGCTTCTCTATTCGGTTTTGGTTTGCATAATTTTGCATACTTTGATAAACATTTGTTTGCTTTGTTATGTTGCTGAAAAATATGAAcagtttaaaatatgattataattaagtgaagtcccatgtcccctagtggggtgaggggcagatgcattatacatctgtttcactgatcaattttctttagggacaaggaGGTGATAAGTCTTCTGTGTCCTGCTAgaccgagattttttttttctttgtctccaccgggaatcgaacccaggcctctcggttctacgctcccgcgtcaaccactgtaccaataAGGCGGtcatgattataatttataatatgtacatttttttgcatgaaaataaaatgaaaatgattgATGAATGAATGAGGCATTGCAGAATGTAAAATCACACTGGGGCAGATGCAATTAAACATCTAATCAACTGCTTCCTTGGTACAGTGTTTTACACTTGAGCGTAGAACaaagttcatttatttattaagctattgcatagcttctatcgcgggccttgagcgcagggactgaatcgagaaattccgtaacgaaaaaacctcacgctccccactccgacgggcggaggtgtggcttgaaggcatagcatgcaatagctttaccgcggcagtccccgagtgccacacgttgtttttttatttcatgttattGTTGTGTGTTGAAATAaaggttattattattattgttgtttatgtTATCTGACTAAGTTACAATTAATGCttgttatatttgtaaataagcctttacaaataattagttttctgcccgcggcttcacccactttatctaaaaccttataaattatatattaaaaccttcctcttgaatcactctctttattaaacaaaaccgcatcaaagtccgttgcgtagttttaaagatttaagcatacatatggacatccctatgtccctatatacataaaacaaagtcgctttctctatccctttaaagggatatagggacagagaaagtgactttgttttatacgaAATAGTGATGATTACGGAGTTAAACATACCAGCCTTTATACAGATCATCTCTTGTTACTATACCATCGTCAGCTTGCGTGGTCGTTGTTACTACTTTGGTAAAATCATGTGTAACCGACTTCGTAAAGAAGTTCCCATAATCGCTTCTAGCCAATACAGATATATTTGTAGAGGGCTTCTGATTTTTATCGTTAGATCTCCTTGAAAGCATTGTGTACAATCGAAAATTGTATTACAATGTATTGGCACGGTTTTACATCGTTACAAAAAGTGTAGATGAGTTGAAcacaaaatatgaatttagggtcatttattatgtatttatttagtataacggatattgttttcatataattaaactatttttcgtaaaatatttgttttcaaaCACACATGACACACACTGCACTTCTATTTTTTGACTATTGACAAatgacaaataatattatagtcaaTCCTTGAGTCAATCAATAATAATGACGTCGATGATACAAGGCaatttgacttttttttttttttttttttttttatgtcagagcaagcaaaggggcaggtgggccacctgatggtaagtggtcaccaccgcccataaacacttgcaaCACTAGAAGTGTTAaaggtgctttgccggccttttatggacaaataagctcttttcttgaaggccccaatgtcgtagttgttcgggaacaccgcaggtggcaaatcgttccacagtttcaccgtacgcggaaggaagttgcgggtgaagcggacagtggtggagcgccagccatccagatggtgcggatggaactggtttttacggcgtgtggtccggtggtggaactgtgcggctggtagtaggtggaacaattcctcagagcactccccataGTAGATTCTGTACAGTATACAGAGAGACGCAACGTCTCTTCGCACTGACAGAGGATCGAGCCTATCGGAAAGCCTACGGTCATCGACAATTCGAGCTGCTCGACGTTGGATGCGGTCAAGAGGAAGGAGTTGATACTGTGGGGCTCCGGCCCAGAGATGAGAACAGTACTCCATATGCGGTCGCACCTGAGCCTTGTACAGCTGAAGTCGGTGGGCCGGCTTGAAGTACTGTCTCGATCTGCTGAGCACACCAAGCTTTTTCGAGGCTAATTTAGCCTTCGCTTCCAAATGACTGCGGAATTGAACGTCACTCGAGATTTCAACTCCGAGGATTCCGATTTTCGGCGATATACTAAGGGGAGTACTCTTAAACCGAGGTTCTACGACAAATGGGGTCTTTTTAGCGGTGAACGCGCAAACCTGTGTCTTTTGGGGATTGAACTCAACAAGATTAAGTTCGCCCCAATCCGAGACTTCTTGAAGGGAAGACTCGACTTCAGACACAAGTTTGTTTCGGCTCTCATTGAGGCTTTCCTTTGAGGTGTTCGCACGGCCGGGATAAAGAGCATCCCCCGTACTGTCGTCTGCATAGCAATGGATGTTACTGATTTGTAACAAatcattgatatgcagaagAAACAGTGTAGGAGATAGCACGCAgccttgtgggacaccagcatTCACATAAAGAGGCTTAGAGCAGGAACCGTCGATAACGACCTTAATGCTCCTCTCTTCCAGGAAGCTGGCAACCCAATCGCATAACCTCGCAGGAAGTCCGAAAGATGGTAATTTCGCTAGAAGTGCCTTGTGCCAGACCCGATCGAAGGCTTTCGCTACATCCAAACTTACAGCCAATGCTTCCCCTTTACTCTCAACCGCCTCCGCCCATCTGTGGGTGAGGT
Encoded here:
- the LOC123704029 gene encoding uncharacterized protein LOC123704029, which gives rise to MCKANIPPEKAIHLCRKTLKDLKEEVQKIDQGITEDDSVTNDTQKQGLLDEPLQDKGLNCGPKDNPQIYGSRNRERQYGLQNGPYSAWESRGLKEYGPQLSINLLANVQNTCTTSRTPDNNVETSNAQPKEAKRPIQVGIYNYRMMNEDQRNSVHRALNQAILKIGAKGIGPRFLSLDHKPGWVQIVCEDEHSRDWLFDEVPKLIPWPDAVLHVREEKVLEESVVVYIPQYEAQSIDEAINLLAVQNEGLNTESWKVIKARTIGNGLAVAFIIDTKSLETLKKNGLKAVLGFKTIQFKINYDVDPNSISLESLFDGVTDALGINIGPNRSLEPDMSTNTYKGRPVLQDQIESFTPLDRDDRAYFPNSDALQHETRPYYQDSLPRNGHSKPYIGGYPPPDYDETYSEDYYEPPNYSESYSRYNESPQNYNDYYKDYYEDSDRNNFSRGFSEPEWDHIQEDSPVHNELRGSFSPRRNYRQPFIKNPKRESFRGRNVRPSNSYDRSGTLRRGKRKRTGLPGRGSFRNK